Genomic DNA from uncultured Desulfuromusa sp.:
AAGTCGACCTCACCTTGCGCTCCCGGATGCAGACGTTGTGGTGTCTGTGGTGAGCTGATAGGTAGTTGTTGAGATGCTAGTTTTCCGTAAGACTGTTATATTGACTCTGTCTATGGCGTTATTCCCCTGTTTTTCAGTTCTACCCTGACTTCATTGCGTCGGTCACGCAGGTCAGTGGCAATATCCCGTTGACTGCCTCCGGTTGTTACACCAACACTGCCACTGCCGCCACTTCTATGGCCGAAGCTACCTAAACCCAGACCTAGACTGATTGAAGATCCTGTTCTTTTTTGTTCCACAACTTCAATTTGGTCTTCAAGTTTGTAATAATACAGAATCAGATCGTCGTTGGACAGAGTCTGATAGTTTTCAGCCAATAGTTCTTGGTTCTTTGCTTTATGGTTCGCACAGCCCGACAGAATTCCTATTGTCAGCAAAATGACTAATATGAATCCGGGATGAAGCAGGTTGGTTTGCTTGTAAGCCAATAGAGATTGACGGAGTTGAGTCGAGAAATTATTACGCATAAAAAGTTCCTTCAATGAGATTTTTGTTTATTTTGTCATATTGTAGCATATTTTCACTGTGAGTTTTTCCCTGAGAAGGTCCGCTTTTTCCCCTTTTGCCTTCGATCTTGACATTCATCTGCCGTGGCTGTTATTATTAAAAACCCGTTATTCGCTATAAGATGAGTATGCGGGGGGTATTTTGATACCACTGTTCCAAGATTGAAAATGACATTCTTCAAGACTCCGGGATATTCTGGAGTCTTTTTTATTTTGAGCCTGTCCGTAGTGTCAATTCTCTCGTTACAGTAAAAACATTAATTCGGACCGGCCTGTCTAAAAAGGATGATATGAACTTCACAGATTTCAATTTGCACCCCAAAATTGCTGCGGGAGTCACCGCTGCAGGATTTACACAACCAACCCCGATTCAGGAGCAGGCAATCCCAAAAATCATGCAACATCAAGATGTCATGGGATTGGCACAAACCGGGACCGGTAAGACCGCAGCTTTTGGTTTGCCAATGCTTCATCAGTTGATGAAAGGGCCTCGTGGATGTGTGCGCGCCCTTATTATCGCCCCGACCCGTGAACTTGCGGAACAGATTCATACTTCCCTTTCTCTGCTCGGGCAGCAAACGGGACTGCGCAGTGTTACCGTTTATGGCGGCGTCAGTATTAAACCGCAAATTTCCAAGCTTAAGAGTGGGGCTGAAATTGTTGTTGCCTGCCCTGGCCGTTTGCTTGATCACATCAAGCAGGGAACAATTAAGCTGCGGGAATTAGATATGTTGGTTCTTGATGAAGCTGACCGGATGTTTGATATGGGTTTTTTACCTGATATCCGCAGAATTGTTAAATCTCTCCCGGTAAAGCGGCAGACGTTGCTTTTCTCTGCGACCATGTCAAGAGAGATTCGCCATTTAGCTCAGGAGCTTCTCACTGATCCGCAAACAATCCAGGTTGATACCGTTGCTCCGGCAGTTACAGTCAGCCATGCTCTTTATCCTGTTCCCCAACATCTTAAAACTGATCTGCTGTTGAGGGTGCTGGAGCAGACAGAGACTGAGGCTGTCCTGGTTTTTACCCGGACAAAACATCGCGCGAAAAGGCTCGGAGAAAAACTCTGCAAGTGCGGTTATCGTGTCGCTTCTTTGCAGGGTAACCTTTCTCAATCACGTCGTCAGGCGGCACTGGATGGTTTTCGTGATGGAAGGTACCGGATTCTGGTCGCAACTGATATTGCTGCCCGCGGTATCGATGTTTCTCAGATTTCACATGTGATTAACTTTGATGTGCCTGATACTGTGGATGCTTATATTCACAGGATTGGTCGAACGGGACGAGCAGCGCGTACCGGCAAGGCTTTGACCATGATCAGCGAGGATGATCAATCCATGGTACGAGCAATCGAAAGGACTTTGGGAGCACAGATCGACCAGCATCGATTAGATGGTTTTGAGTACGATGTGCCTGCGCCGAAAAGGGCTGCACAGCCGCAACGACGGCCGGCGCAACCTGCGAATCGTGGCAAGTTTCAAAAGAATAAGTTGAGGTCGCGATCAGGTCGTCAGCAGGTTGCCGGAGGGCGGTGACCTTGAATAGCCGGATTTTGCTGCTTAAGTTTTTATCTCTATGCTGTTAAATGATTGATATAAAAGGATATGTTGATGGCCAAAAAACCTAACTATGGCTTTGAAAAGCGACAGAAAGAGCTTGCTAAAAAAGCTAAGAAGGACGAGAAAAATAAGCGTAAGCAGGAAGAAAAGAATAAAGAGGAGGTTGAGGGTGATTAGTCAATCTCTTTTAACTTCGTTATCGCGCAGGTGAAAAAAAGACCTCTCATTTTTGAGAGGTCTTTTTTTGGGCTTTATTGCTTTGAATCAATACCCTTTAAGCTGATCGATATACTCTGGCAGCCACAATGAAATCTGTGGAATGTAGGTGATCATGATCAAGAAAGTCAGGAGTACCAGCAGCCAGGGTAGTGCCGCTTTGAGAACCCAGGTGATGTTATGCCCTGTGATCCCTGCAGTCACAAACAGATTCAATCCTACCGGCGGAGTGATCATGCCGATTTCCATATTCACAACCATGATAATTCCAAGGTGAATTGGGTCGATTCCCAGTTTAACGGCAATTGGAAAAAGGATAGGGGCCATGATTAACAGAATTGCAGACGGCTCCATAAAATTCCCTGCCATCAATAACAGGATGTTGACAACAATCAGGAATCCCCAGGCTGGAAGGCCCCAGCCAACTATGATTTCAGCGATATGGTGGGGAATTCGCTCGGTCGTCAGAACATGGGCAAACAGCATCGCGTTGCCAATGATGAACAGCAACATGATGGAAACTTTAGAAGCATCCCGGAAAACTTTGTGGAGGTCTTTATCAACGATAGATTTAGGCAGTGCAGCAATTGACAGTCTCAGATTGCGGACAATGATTTTGCCAATAGAATCAGTATCACTTTCTTTCCATGGAATCCCTTTGAGTGGTCCCATGTCACGATAGATAAAAATCGCAATAAAGTATGCATATACAGCTGAAATTGCCGCGGCCTCAGTTGGACTGCAGATTCCGCCATAAATTGAACCGAGGACAATAACAATCATCATCAAGCCCCAGCCGGCACTGGCGCTTGATTTTGCTAAATTCTTAAAGCCAACCCAGGGTTGTGCGGGCAGGCCTTTGACGCGGGCAACAATATAGATGATGATCATCAACATTGTTCCCATCATCAGACCGGGGATCAGTCCAGCCATGAACAGCCGCGCTGCAGATTCTTCAGTTGCAGCAGCGTAAACCAGCATGACAATGGAGGGTGGAATCAATATGCCCAAGGTTCCCGCATTGGTTATGACCCCGGCGGCTAATTCTTCCGGATATCCGGCTTTCACCATGCCAACAATAACAATGGAACCGATTGCGGCAACAGTCGCAGGGGAAGAGCCTGAAACAGCGGCAAAAATCATACAGGCCATAACGGAAGCCATTGCCAGCCCGCCACGAATCCAGCCAACACAGTCAATGGCAAAATTGATGATCCTGTTGGCGACTCCCCCCGTCGACAGAAAAGTCGAGGACAGAATGAAAAACGGAATCGCCAGAAGAGTGTAATGTTCAGATTGTGATGCAAACAGTTTTAATGCAATGGAAGCCAATGAGTCATTTGAAAAAATCAGAATTGTCGTGATACTTGACAATCCCAAGGCAAAGGCAATCGGCATACCTGTCAGCAGGCAGAGCAGAAGAATAAAAAAGAGTGCTGCGGTTGTCATGCTGATTCACCTCCCTGAGTTGTGGCTGCTTTTGTTTCCTCAGCCAGATGCATACTCTCTTTGGCTTCGTCAGCAAGCTTGAACCCATCAGTTTTACCGGTAAAAATATTCCAGAGCAGAATCAACAGACGGATTGCGATCATGATCATGCCTATCAGGAGAATACTGTGGGCAATCCATTTTGGAACCGGCATATCCTCAAGCTCAATGCCGATCAGATGCATCTTGGAAAGATAGACCCAGGCACCTTTAATAAAAAGTGAACAATATGCCAAACAGGCAATAACGGAAATACCACTGATGATCCTGCGTGCAGTCGTAGGCAATATTTTGACCAGGGCATCAACGCCGATATGTGAGCCGACTTTGATTCCGTACGAAACCCCGAAAAGGACCATCCAGGCTGAGATGGTCAAGGTCAATTCCTGAGACCACATCAAACCGATACCAAAACCAAAACGCAAAACCACTTCAACAAAGACCAAAAGGGTCATTGTCGCAAGAAGGAGTGCGATAATTGATTCTTCTATACTGTTGATTATCCGACTAAACATATGTAAACCTCATTTAAACCATACGAATAAAATTACACGGGTTTTGTTGCCAAAACCCGTGTATAAGACAGCCTGACAATTAGTTCGATGCAGCAGCAGCTTCGATGTATTCTTTACCAATTTTTCCTTCAAATTTTTTCCAAACCGGTTTCATTGCTTCGACCCAGAGGGCACGCTCAGCATCAGTCAGCTCAATAACTTCTGAACGCTTGGAATCAATGATTTTCTGGCGATCTGCAATGGCTTTCTGGGCTGAAACTTCATTGCCGAATTGGGTAGCTTCATCCAGAGCTTTTTTGACTTCAGTACGAATGTCGTCAGGAAGTCCCATCCAGAATTCAGCAGATGTTACGAGCAGGTAATCGAGAACACCGTGATTAGACTCAGTGATGTAGGGTTGGACCTCATAAAATTTCTTTGAGTAGATATTTGACCAGGTGTTTTCCTGACCGTCGATAGCTTTTGTTTGCAGCAGAGTGAAAACTTCAGAAAATGGTTTTTTCAGCGGCATGGCATCAACTGCCTCAAACTGTGCAGCGAGAACATCAGAGGTCATGATCCGGAACTTCTTGTTTTTGGCGTCAGCAGGAACCCGCAGTGGATCGCTGGCTGAAAGCTGCTTCATGCCGTTGTGCAGATAGCCGAGGCCAACGAGTCCTTTTTTCTTGATTGATGACAGCATCTTCTGACCAATTGGACCCTGTTGGAATTTTTCAACAGCAGCCATGTCTTTGAACAGGAAGGGGAGGTCAAAAATTTGTAGAGAATCGGTGTATTTTTCGAATTTTGACAAAGATGGAGCCGCGATCTGGACGTCACCCAGAAGCATGGCTTCAAGAACATTATTGTCGCCAAACAGCTGAGAGTTAGGGAAAACTTCAACAACAACTTTACCAGCCAAACGTTCGTCAATCAGTTGTTTGAATTTGTTCGCCATTTGTCCTTTCGGTGTGTTTTCAGCAACAACGTGGGAAAATTTGATAACGATCGGGGCTGCCGATGCCATCGTTACAGATGCTATGAAAGTCACTGCGACCAACAGACCTACGAATACGAGTTTGTTTCTTTTCATTGCTCTCTCCTTAGCAGGATTTAAGTTTGCAACGTCACCACCATGGTGACATCAGAAGCGGTTTTGAAATTTATGACGTGAAAATTCAAATACTATTTTAATTTTTCCACGAGGGGGCAATTAGCAATGATGGTGCCATTTTTAAAATCACGTTTGTACACCTGTAAAAACGGCATCTTAAGGTGAGGGTGACAGTTCTTTTGGTTTTATCGGTGAATTGCTTCTGGCTACCTTTGGCACTCTGTGGCGAAAAACAGCCAATTCGATGTGGATAAGATAGATCTTTATAACCTGGTTATTTTTTTGTTTTGAAACTATTACTATTGTTGTTTGTTTTTTTCAGGATGGTGTTTTAGAGATGTGTGGGGATAAACCGAAGGCAGAACCCTTGAAAAGATCAGGGCTCTGCCTTCGGTTTTATGAAGCCGGCAGGTCAGGCTATTTTGTTTTTT
This window encodes:
- a CDS encoding DEAD/DEAH box helicase, with the protein product MNFTDFNLHPKIAAGVTAAGFTQPTPIQEQAIPKIMQHQDVMGLAQTGTGKTAAFGLPMLHQLMKGPRGCVRALIIAPTRELAEQIHTSLSLLGQQTGLRSVTVYGGVSIKPQISKLKSGAEIVVACPGRLLDHIKQGTIKLRELDMLVLDEADRMFDMGFLPDIRRIVKSLPVKRQTLLFSATMSREIRHLAQELLTDPQTIQVDTVAPAVTVSHALYPVPQHLKTDLLLRVLEQTETEAVLVFTRTKHRAKRLGEKLCKCGYRVASLQGNLSQSRRQAALDGFRDGRYRILVATDIAARGIDVSQISHVINFDVPDTVDAYIHRIGRTGRAARTGKALTMISEDDQSMVRAIERTLGAQIDQHRLDGFEYDVPAPKRAAQPQRRPAQPANRGKFQKNKLRSRSGRQQVAGGR
- a CDS encoding TRAP transporter large permease subunit produces the protein MTTAALFFILLLCLLTGMPIAFALGLSSITTILIFSNDSLASIALKLFASQSEHYTLLAIPFFILSSTFLSTGGVANRIINFAIDCVGWIRGGLAMASVMACMIFAAVSGSSPATVAAIGSIVIVGMVKAGYPEELAAGVITNAGTLGILIPPSIVMLVYAAATEESAARLFMAGLIPGLMMGTMLMIIIYIVARVKGLPAQPWVGFKNLAKSSASAGWGLMMIVIVLGSIYGGICSPTEAAAISAVYAYFIAIFIYRDMGPLKGIPWKESDTDSIGKIIVRNLRLSIAALPKSIVDKDLHKVFRDASKVSIMLLFIIGNAMLFAHVLTTERIPHHIAEIIVGWGLPAWGFLIVVNILLLMAGNFMEPSAILLIMAPILFPIAVKLGIDPIHLGIIMVVNMEIGMITPPVGLNLFVTAGITGHNITWVLKAALPWLLVLLTFLIMITYIPQISLWLPEYIDQLKGY
- a CDS encoding TRAP transporter substrate-binding protein, with the protein product MKRNKLVFVGLLVAVTFIASVTMASAAPIVIKFSHVVAENTPKGQMANKFKQLIDERLAGKVVVEVFPNSQLFGDNNVLEAMLLGDVQIAAPSLSKFEKYTDSLQIFDLPFLFKDMAAVEKFQQGPIGQKMLSSIKKKGLVGLGYLHNGMKQLSASDPLRVPADAKNKKFRIMTSDVLAAQFEAVDAMPLKKPFSEVFTLLQTKAIDGQENTWSNIYSKKFYEVQPYITESNHGVLDYLLVTSAEFWMGLPDDIRTEVKKALDEATQFGNEVSAQKAIADRQKIIDSKRSEVIELTDAERALWVEAMKPVWKKFEGKIGKEYIEAAAASN
- a CDS encoding TRAP transporter small permease is translated as MFSRIINSIEESIIALLLATMTLLVFVEVVLRFGFGIGLMWSQELTLTISAWMVLFGVSYGIKVGSHIGVDALVKILPTTARRIISGISVIACLAYCSLFIKGAWVYLSKMHLIGIELEDMPVPKWIAHSILLIGMIMIAIRLLILLWNIFTGKTDGFKLADEAKESMHLAEETKAATTQGGESA